In bacterium, the DNA window CCGCCAGTCCGGCACCCGCCGGCTGGAACTCCCCGACCCGACCGCCATGGCGGTCGCGATCGACCAGGGCAAGGTGGTGACCCGAAGCTCCCGCCACTACGTGGAAATCGAGGCGGAGAGCCCGCTGACAAGGGGAATGTCGGTTGTCGACTCCCTCGATGTCACAGGAGAGGCGGCGAACGTCGAAGTCATCTGGTCCATCGACACAGACCGGTTCAAGCAGATGATCTACGAAGCGGCCGGCGGCTAGCCCCGTTCATACCCCGCCGAGTAGGTCTTCCAACCATCTCCGCTGCCGTTCGCCGAGCCGCTCGTCCGGAAAGACCGACTCCACCAGAGCCTCCACCTGTCCGGCGTCGGAGAGGCCCGTCCTGGCGAGGAGCTGCCGGACGTCGGTCACATCGCTAGATCGGGCCGCCCTCACCTTCATCGCCAGCAGGTGCTCGGGTGACGCTGCCATGACCTTCAAGGCTGGATGGTCGAACACCACATTGCTGTGCCGATCCGGTGCCGTGGGTAGGTAGGGCGTGGCTTGCTCGTTGAGCCAGGTGCTCGGCCATCCTCGGGCGCGGGCTATGTCGCGCACGGCTTCGATCACCGAGCCATGCCCTTCGATGATCGCGGCGTCGATGTCGCGGGTCAGCTTGTCGCTGTCATAGGCCAGTGCCATCGCAGCCCCGCCGACTATGTAAATGCGCCCTGTCGCTCCTCGGGCTCGAAGCCTTTCGGCGAGTTCGGACAGGGCGGCGCGGAGTTGGGTCTCGGTGAGCATCTCCCCT includes these proteins:
- a CDS encoding nucleotidyltransferase, whose translation is MLTETQLRAALSELAERLRARGATGRIYIVGGAAMALAYDSDKLTRDIDAAIIEGHGSVIEAVRDIARARGWPSTWLNEQATPYLPTAPDRHSNVVFDHPALKVMAASPEHLLAMKVRAARSSDVTDVRQLLARTGLSDAGQVEALVESVFPDERLGERQRRWLEDLLGGV